The following proteins come from a genomic window of Finegoldia magna ATCC 29328:
- the gatC gene encoding Asp-tRNA(Asn)/Glu-tRNA(Gln) amidotransferase subunit GatC yields the protein MINRDEVVKIYDLANLELTENVDDLYEKYNTVLDFASMIMECDTEGVEYLEFLPQYHSILREDTPKESIPRDVALKNAKSREYGYFKLKKVVE from the coding sequence ATGATTAATCGCGATGAAGTAGTAAAAATCTATGATTTGGCTAACCTTGAGTTAACTGAAAATGTGGATGATTTATATGAAAAATACAATACTGTATTGGATTTTGCAAGTATGATTATGGAATGTGATACTGAAGGAGTAGAATACCTAGAATTCTTGCCACAATATCACAGCATACTTAGAGAAGATACACCAAAAGAATCAATTCCAAGAGATGTTGCGTTGAAGAATGCAAAATCTCGTGAGTATGGTTATTTTAAATTGAAGAAAGTGGTGGAATAA
- the gatA gene encoding Asp-tRNA(Asn)/Glu-tRNA(Gln) amidotransferase subunit GatA — protein sequence MIENLRNKFVENPESLRDYYNDLDKLIESKKDLNVFITYDKSFVDEQIEKLIEKAKNNENLGKMFGVAVSVKDNINVKDLKMTCGSKMLEDYVSIYDATVIKKLKEEDCVIVGKVNMDEFAMGSSSETSYFGPTKNPVDTKLIPGGSSSGSAASIKAEMAVVSLGTDTGGSSRQPASCCNVVGFMPTYGSISRFGVQSMANTLDEVGILSNSVEDIMDTYNVIAGHDDNDMTTIQSEVNVKKKDYDFKGKKIAVVDLKKYSNDETVIKEYKEILEILKNMGADLVEIDFEYLKYANALYNVIVTSEVSSNMSRFDGIRYGYLTDDYENTRDLFVKVRSEGFGEEVKRRIAMGTFYLASSNDQKVYKQGLKVRNLLSQEFKNIFKEFDLIATPTMTSLPYELDSRKDDPLAVYDSGIFNVIVNLSGLCAISIPYKSGISTSLQLIANSHDEENLLNAALAFERR from the coding sequence ATGATAGAAAATCTTAGAAACAAATTTGTAGAAAATCCTGAAAGTTTAAGGGACTACTACAATGATTTGGATAAATTAATAGAATCAAAAAAAGATTTGAATGTGTTCATAACTTACGACAAATCATTCGTCGATGAACAAATTGAAAAACTAATTGAAAAAGCAAAAAACAACGAAAATTTGGGAAAAATGTTCGGCGTTGCAGTTAGTGTTAAGGACAACATCAATGTAAAAGATTTGAAGATGACTTGTGGATCAAAAATGTTAGAGGATTATGTTTCAATTTATGATGCCACTGTAATCAAAAAATTAAAAGAAGAAGACTGCGTTATAGTTGGAAAAGTTAATATGGATGAATTTGCGATGGGATCTTCTTCAGAAACAAGTTATTTTGGCCCTACAAAAAATCCAGTAGACACAAAATTAATCCCAGGTGGTTCTTCATCAGGTTCAGCTGCCAGTATCAAAGCTGAAATGGCTGTTGTAAGTTTAGGAACTGATACAGGTGGATCTAGTAGACAACCGGCATCTTGTTGTAATGTTGTTGGTTTTATGCCAACGTATGGTTCAATTTCAAGATTCGGTGTTCAATCAATGGCAAATACATTGGATGAAGTTGGTATATTATCAAATTCTGTTGAAGACATAATGGATACTTACAATGTAATTGCAGGCCACGATGACAATGATATGACCACAATACAATCTGAAGTAAATGTTAAAAAGAAAGATTATGACTTCAAAGGCAAAAAAATTGCCGTTGTTGATTTGAAAAAATATAGCAATGATGAGACAGTTATCAAAGAATACAAAGAAATATTAGAAATTCTAAAAAATATGGGAGCAGATTTAGTTGAAATCGACTTCGAATATTTAAAATACGCAAATGCTTTATACAACGTAATCGTAACGAGTGAAGTATCATCTAATATGTCAAGATTTGATGGAATTAGATATGGATATTTGACAGATGATTATGAAAATACGAGAGATTTATTTGTTAAAGTTAGAAGTGAAGGATTTGGAGAAGAAGTTAAGAGAAGAATTGCTATGGGAACTTTTTATCTAGCAAGTTCCAACGACCAAAAAGTTTACAAACAAGGTTTAAAAGTTAGAAATCTGCTTTCACAAGAATTCAAAAATATCTTTAAAGAATTTGATTTAATCGCCACACCTACAATGACAAGCTTACCTTATGAATTAGACAGCAGAAAAGACGATCCATTGGCTGTGTATGATTCTGGTATTTTTAATGTAATTGTAAACTTGAGTGGATTGTGTGCTATTTCAATTCCTTACAAATCAGGAATATCTACTAGTTTGCAACTAATTGCAAATAGTCACGACGAAGAAAATTTATTGAATGCAGCTTTAGCGTTTGAAAGGAGATAG
- the rdgB gene encoding RdgB/HAM1 family non-canonical purine NTP pyrophosphatase, with protein sequence MKKIYLSTGNKGKVSEIKEILSDLTYDVYSKSELGINEDAVEDAETLEENSLIKAKFLKKYTDDIVMSDDTGLFVNSLDGRPGVYSARFAGDECDDSKNRKKLLSELKDKEDRSAYFETVITIIDLNNEIHQAKGRVDGKILLEECGEHGFGYDSIFMPDGYDKSFAQMEDCEKNKISHRKRALENAKIILKGLNESSNN encoded by the coding sequence ATGAAGAAAATATATTTATCTACAGGAAACAAAGGAAAAGTTTCTGAAATAAAAGAAATACTTTCTGATTTAACATATGATGTGTATTCTAAATCTGAATTGGGTATAAATGAAGATGCAGTGGAAGATGCAGAAACTTTAGAAGAAAATTCGCTTATCAAAGCTAAATTTCTAAAAAAATACACAGATGATATTGTAATGAGTGATGACACTGGGCTTTTCGTAAATTCTTTGGATGGAAGACCTGGAGTATACTCTGCGAGATTTGCAGGAGATGAATGTGACGATAGTAAAAATCGTAAAAAACTTTTATCTGAATTGAAAGATAAAGAAGATAGAAGTGCTTATTTTGAAACTGTGATTACAATCATAGATTTAAATAATGAAATTCATCAAGCAAAAGGCAGAGTGGATGGCAAGATTTTACTTGAAGAATGTGGAGAACATGGTTTCGGATATGATAGTATATTCATGCCAGATGGCTACGATAAAAGTTTTGCACAAATGGAAGATTGTGAGAAAAACAAGATTAGTCACAGAAAAAGAGCTTTAGAAAATGCCAAAATCATCTTGAAAGGTTTAAATGAAAGTAGCAATAATTAG
- a CDS encoding bifunctional 5,10-methylenetetrahydrofolate dehydrogenase/5,10-methenyltetrahydrofolate cyclohydrolase: MNVLDIKELREDLGKRIIDGVEKLGREVKVATVRVGENAGDISYEKAVKNNCAKLNITCDQIVLEEGENEKLIQTIKELNETHDGILMFRPLKDKNLEKEIQYIIAPEKDIDAMGMVNLGKVLAAEEDAYYPATARAVVEIVKYYNFDVKNVVIVNRSLVLGKPLFNMLIKENKTVTMCHSRTEDIKSFTKNADLVVTAVGKAKMFDDSYFTKDSYVVDVGVSLDENGKLSGDVNPEVDVKVLANSVGKITTRVLLLQMVEGALNRQ, from the coding sequence ATGAACGTATTAGACATTAAAGAACTTAGAGAAGATTTAGGTAAAAGAATTATCGATGGTGTTGAAAAATTAGGCAGAGAAGTTAAAGTTGCAACTGTAAGAGTCGGCGAAAACGCAGGAGATATTTCTTACGAAAAAGCTGTAAAAAACAACTGTGCTAAGTTGAATATTACTTGTGATCAAATAGTTTTAGAAGAAGGAGAAAATGAAAAATTAATCCAAACTATCAAAGAACTAAATGAAACACACGATGGTATATTGATGTTTAGACCATTAAAAGATAAAAACTTGGAAAAAGAAATTCAATATATAATTGCACCAGAAAAAGACATTGATGCAATGGGAATGGTTAACTTAGGAAAAGTTTTGGCAGCAGAAGAAGACGCATATTATCCAGCTACAGCAAGAGCTGTTGTAGAAATCGTAAAATACTATAACTTTGACGTTAAAAATGTGGTAATCGTAAACAGATCATTAGTTTTAGGTAAGCCACTTTTCAATATGCTTATAAAAGAAAACAAGACTGTTACAATGTGCCACTCTAGAACAGAAGATATCAAATCATTTACTAAAAATGCTGATTTGGTTGTTACTGCAGTTGGAAAAGCTAAAATGTTTGACGATTCTTACTTTACTAAGGATTCATATGTAGTAGATGTTGGAGTTAGCTTGGATGAAAATGGCAAATTATCAGGCGATGTTAATCCAGAAGTTGACGTAAAAGTATTGGCAAATAGCGTTGGTAAAATCACAACAAGAGTATTGTTGTTGCAAATGGTTGAAGGCGCTTTGAATAGACAATAG
- a CDS encoding NTP transferase domain-containing protein, producing MIILKIGAVIMASGLSKRMKTDKLMLKYNDKFIFEYIIDLVVKSNFYDRIVITNNSTIIEYCKNIGIKAINNPNNEIGQSESIKLGVKYFNEMDGICFLVSDQPFLTDFSIEKLITSFEKGKISQLRFANRIGNPVIFSNKFFNELSSLKNDEKGSIVKNNNLNHVKYVDALYERELMDIDTNDDYERILNAENLFD from the coding sequence GTGATAATTTTGAAAATAGGCGCAGTAATAATGGCGAGTGGTTTGTCCAAGAGAATGAAAACAGACAAATTAATGCTAAAATATAATGACAAATTTATTTTTGAATATATTATTGATTTGGTGGTAAAATCAAACTTTTACGATAGAATTGTAATAACAAATAATTCTACGATAATAGAATATTGTAAAAATATAGGTATTAAAGCGATTAACAATCCAAACAATGAAATCGGACAAAGTGAATCAATCAAATTGGGAGTCAAATATTTTAATGAGATGGATGGTATCTGTTTTCTTGTTTCTGATCAGCCATTTTTAACAGATTTTTCAATAGAAAAATTAATAACTTCATTTGAAAAAGGTAAAATTTCTCAACTAAGGTTTGCAAATAGAATTGGAAATCCTGTTATTTTTTCAAATAAATTTTTCAATGAATTATCATCACTAAAAAACGACGAGAAAGGTTCAATAGTCAAAAATAATAATTTAAATCATGTAAAATATGTAGACGCTTTATATGAAAGAGAACTCATGGATATAGATACAAATGATGATTACGAAAGGATATTAAATGCAGAAAATTTGTTTGATTAG
- a CDS encoding undecaprenyl-diphosphate phosphatase, translating into MFIEILKVILLGIIEGVTEWLPVSSTGHILLLDEFIKLNMSDAFKSMFTVVIQLGAILAVVVIYWNKVWPFKKGQSHLISISKSKMIMWAKIIVACIPAAIIGIKFDDYIEEHFYNYFVISLALIIFGILFIIIENRNKESHKKLVDSIDKITYKQAFIVGLFQVIAAVFPGTSRSGATILGGIAIGLSRTIAAEFTFFLAIPTMFGASLLKLVKFGFSFTAMEAFVLLLGTAVSFVVSVITIKFLMNYIKNNDFKVFGYYRIALGVLVLIYFGLIR; encoded by the coding sequence ATGTTTATAGAAATATTAAAAGTTATTCTTTTGGGAATTATTGAAGGAGTAACAGAGTGGTTGCCAGTTAGCTCAACTGGTCATATTTTATTACTGGACGAATTTATCAAATTGAACATGTCAGATGCTTTCAAATCTATGTTTACGGTTGTAATTCAATTGGGGGCAATCTTGGCGGTTGTTGTAATTTATTGGAACAAAGTGTGGCCATTTAAAAAAGGTCAAAGTCATTTGATATCAATTAGTAAAAGTAAAATGATAATGTGGGCAAAAATAATTGTAGCGTGTATTCCAGCAGCTATTATAGGAATTAAATTCGATGATTATATTGAAGAACATTTTTATAATTATTTTGTAATTTCATTAGCATTAATAATTTTCGGTATTCTTTTTATTATTATTGAAAACAGAAACAAAGAATCACACAAAAAACTTGTCGATAGTATCGATAAAATTACTTACAAGCAAGCTTTTATCGTAGGACTATTTCAAGTGATAGCAGCAGTATTTCCAGGAACATCACGTTCAGGAGCTACGATTTTGGGAGGTATTGCTATAGGATTATCCAGGACTATTGCAGCTGAATTTACATTTTTCTTGGCAATTCCAACAATGTTTGGTGCAAGCTTACTAAAACTTGTAAAATTTGGATTTAGTTTTACTGCAATGGAAGCATTCGTGTTATTATTAGGAACTGCAGTAAGCTTTGTTGTATCTGTAATTACAATTAAATTCTTAATGAATTACATCAAAAACAATGATTTCAAAGTGTTTGGTTATTACAGAATAGCTCTTGGTGTTTTGGTTCTAATTTATTTCGGACTAATCAGATAG
- the gatB gene encoding Asp-tRNA(Asn)/Glu-tRNA(Gln) amidotransferase subunit GatB: MNLKTLIGLEIHVELSTKTKMFCGCKNEFGQIPNTNVCPICLGHPGALPHMNKQALRYAIMAGLAFDCDIANEFKMDRKKYFYPDLVKGYQITQEDQPLCTNGYIELKTSTKNKKVRIRRIHIEEDTGKSIHNESGNTLMDYNRAGVPLIEIVSEPDMSNPDEAREFLETLRERIKYLEISDVKMSEGSLRCDVNINVYDEDSDFKTKISEIKNLNSFKSVSKALIYEQERHMQLAKENKIGEKETRRWDEDTQTTIVMRHKEEGNDYRFSVEGDIPKTYVEQSYIEEIKKNLPELPEMRKERFMNEYKIDEYDADILTRNGYLADYYEKVVEISNDPVQSSNWLLGDVLRQVNENEIEIEEMNMSAENLAKLIKLSSAKKINNQTAKKVLREMFNENFDPEVYVKEKGLLQVDDDNLLQQIVDEVVAENPESIESIRNGKDRAIGFLVGQCMKKSKGKGNPQKFNELIKEKI, encoded by the coding sequence ATGAACTTAAAAACACTTATAGGATTGGAAATTCACGTAGAACTATCAACTAAAACTAAAATGTTTTGTGGTTGTAAGAATGAGTTTGGACAAATCCCAAATACAAATGTCTGCCCAATTTGTTTAGGTCATCCAGGAGCACTTCCTCACATGAACAAACAAGCTTTAAGATATGCTATAATGGCTGGACTTGCTTTTGATTGTGACATTGCTAATGAATTTAAGATGGACAGGAAAAAATACTTCTATCCAGATTTAGTTAAAGGATATCAAATCACACAAGAAGATCAACCACTTTGTACAAATGGATATATCGAATTAAAAACCTCAACTAAAAATAAAAAAGTTAGAATTAGAAGAATCCACATAGAAGAAGATACTGGTAAATCAATCCACAACGAAAGTGGAAATACTCTAATGGATTATAACAGGGCGGGAGTTCCACTAATTGAAATAGTTAGTGAACCAGACATGAGCAATCCTGATGAAGCGAGAGAATTCTTAGAAACTTTAAGAGAAAGAATTAAATATTTGGAAATATCAGATGTTAAGATGAGTGAAGGATCATTAAGATGTGATGTTAACATCAATGTTTACGATGAAGATTCTGATTTTAAAACTAAAATTTCTGAAATCAAAAACTTAAACTCATTCAAATCAGTTTCAAAAGCTTTAATTTACGAACAAGAAAGACATATGCAACTAGCTAAGGAAAACAAAATTGGCGAAAAAGAAACTAGAAGATGGGATGAAGATACTCAAACTACAATAGTTATGAGACACAAAGAAGAAGGAAATGATTATAGATTTTCAGTTGAAGGCGATATTCCTAAAACTTATGTAGAACAATCTTATATCGAAGAAATCAAAAAGAATTTACCAGAACTTCCAGAAATGCGTAAAGAAAGATTCATGAACGAATACAAGATTGATGAATACGACGCTGATATTTTAACAAGAAATGGATACTTAGCAGACTACTACGAAAAAGTTGTTGAAATTTCAAATGATCCTGTTCAATCTTCAAATTGGTTATTGGGAGATGTTCTTCGTCAAGTAAACGAAAATGAAATTGAAATTGAAGAAATGAATATGTCTGCTGAAAATTTGGCAAAATTGATTAAACTTTCTTCAGCTAAAAAGATAAATAATCAAACTGCAAAGAAAGTTTTGAGAGAAATGTTCAACGAAAACTTTGATCCAGAAGTTTACGTCAAAGAAAAAGGATTATTACAAGTTGATGACGATAATCTTTTACAACAAATTGTAGATGAAGTTGTAGCTGAAAATCCAGAATCTATCGAAAGTATCAGAAATGGTAAAGATCGTGCAATAGGATTCTTAGTTGGACAATGCATGAAAAAGTCAAAAGGTAAAGGAAATCCACAAAAATTCAACGAATTAATAAAAGAGAAAATCTAA
- a CDS encoding ATP-dependent helicase → MNLDNLNDRQREAVENTDGPMLILAGAGSGKTKVLTTKIAYCLEKGLCSKYEILAITFTNKAAKEMKERVENILQENVDSMWIGTFHAICSRILRVEIERIGFERNFTVYDRADQISLVKECLKDMGVDPKNVEIKNEINTISRLKNAGATEKNIDKEDFDISLSTFTMELFQKYEHKLKRYNSLDFDDLIVKTNLLFEENPDLREKYSDRFKYVFVDEYQDTNDTQYKLIKNLVSKNDNICCVGDSDQSIYGWRGANIQNIQNFEKDFKNAKVILLEQNYRSTQPILDLANTVIKNNSLRKDKNLWTAKNEGDMPIYRRMYSDIDEADQVVQWIEQERYRENPYEEMAILYRTNAQSRLFEERLNRLGIPNRVVGGLKFYDRKEIKDCVSYLRIVENLNDNMALNRIINEPKRGIGKTTMDKLLQCSQNRSISMMQYIIDTDLPDFSNATAKKLQEFYYLIKSFPKDQMNVAELMEYILDKTGYRANLEKSTNRDDKTRLENIDEYVSSLYQFVQDNPDKNLREYLETSSLMTDLDKTDDNTKGVSMMTIHAAKGLEFDVVFFTGLEEGTIPSRVDEDVEEERRLCYVAITRARKKLYITSVQSRRRFNEFQTKAESRFIEEMENKYKDESPNKEVSFRESFNTKVVDDYRTEASASITKKQNNVTKNNEKYRAGDKVSHKKFGTGVIVGIVEKENGDELTINFDKKGLKKLNSSLAPLTRVE, encoded by the coding sequence ATGAATTTAGATAATTTAAATGATAGACAGAGAGAAGCCGTCGAAAATACAGATGGTCCTATGTTGATATTGGCAGGAGCTGGAAGTGGTAAAACAAAAGTGTTGACCACTAAAATAGCTTATTGTTTGGAGAAAGGATTGTGTTCAAAATACGAAATTTTGGCAATTACTTTTACAAACAAAGCTGCCAAAGAAATGAAAGAAAGGGTCGAAAATATTCTGCAAGAAAACGTCGATAGTATGTGGATAGGAACTTTCCATGCTATTTGTTCTAGAATTTTGAGAGTAGAAATAGAAAGAATTGGATTCGAAAGAAACTTCACCGTTTACGACAGAGCAGATCAAATATCTCTTGTAAAAGAATGTTTGAAGGATATGGGTGTTGATCCTAAAAATGTAGAAATCAAAAACGAAATCAATACAATTTCTAGATTGAAAAACGCAGGTGCTACGGAAAAAAATATTGACAAAGAAGATTTTGATATAAGTTTAAGCACTTTTACGATGGAATTATTTCAAAAATACGAGCACAAATTAAAAAGGTACAATTCGTTGGACTTTGATGATTTGATCGTGAAAACAAATTTATTGTTCGAGGAAAATCCAGACTTGAGAGAAAAATATTCTGACAGATTTAAGTATGTATTTGTCGATGAATACCAAGACACTAACGATACACAATACAAGCTAATCAAGAATTTGGTTTCAAAAAACGATAATATTTGTTGCGTGGGAGATTCTGACCAATCAATTTACGGTTGGAGAGGAGCAAACATTCAAAACATTCAAAATTTTGAAAAAGATTTTAAGAATGCTAAGGTTATTTTGTTGGAACAAAATTATCGTTCAACACAACCTATTTTGGACTTGGCAAACACTGTGATTAAAAACAATTCACTTAGAAAAGATAAAAATCTGTGGACTGCAAAAAACGAAGGGGATATGCCAATTTATAGGAGAATGTATTCCGATATAGATGAGGCAGACCAAGTTGTTCAATGGATTGAACAAGAAAGATACCGAGAAAATCCATACGAAGAAATGGCAATTTTGTACAGAACCAATGCACAATCTAGACTTTTCGAAGAAAGATTAAATAGACTTGGAATTCCAAATAGAGTTGTAGGTGGATTGAAATTCTACGATAGAAAAGAAATCAAAGACTGCGTTAGTTATCTTAGAATCGTTGAAAATTTGAACGATAACATGGCATTAAATAGAATTATCAATGAACCAAAAAGAGGGATTGGTAAAACAACAATGGATAAGTTGTTGCAATGTTCTCAAAACAGATCAATTAGCATGATGCAATACATCATAGATACAGATCTTCCTGATTTTTCAAATGCTACAGCGAAAAAGCTTCAAGAGTTTTATTATTTAATCAAAAGCTTTCCAAAAGATCAAATGAATGTTGCAGAACTTATGGAATATATTTTGGATAAAACAGGATACAGAGCTAATCTAGAAAAATCAACTAATAGAGATGATAAAACGAGGTTGGAAAATATTGATGAATATGTTTCATCACTATATCAATTTGTTCAAGATAATCCAGATAAAAACTTGAGAGAATATTTGGAAACTTCTTCATTAATGACTGATTTGGATAAAACTGATGATAATACAAAAGGTGTATCAATGATGACAATCCACGCTGCAAAAGGCTTGGAGTTTGATGTTGTATTTTTTACAGGACTTGAGGAAGGGACTATTCCATCTAGAGTTGATGAAGATGTAGAAGAAGAAAGAAGATTGTGCTACGTTGCAATCACTAGAGCAAGAAAGAAATTGTACATAACAAGTGTGCAATCGAGAAGAAGATTTAATGAATTTCAAACAAAAGCTGAATCGAGGTTTATAGAGGAAATGGAAAATAAATACAAGGACGAATCTCCTAATAAAGAGGTTAGTTTTAGAGAATCGTTCAACACAAAAGTAGTTGATGATTACAGAACAGAAGCATCTGCTTCAATCACTAAAAAACAAAATAATGTTACTAAAAATAACGAAAAATATAGAGCTGGAGACAAAGTTTCACATAAAAAGTTTGGAACTGGTGTAATCGTTGGAATTGTAGAAAAAGAAAATGGAGATGAATTGACAATTAATTTTGACAAGAAAGGGTTGAAGAAACTAAATTCTTCATTGGCACCACTAACAAGGGTTGAATAA
- a CDS encoding metallophosphoesterase family protein: protein MKVAIISDTHNKIAKVYDYLFDKEIDIIVHLGDVCDDAILLEDLLKKEVIYVKGNNDFYVVGGEYDKVIRISDKNIFITHGHKYNVSSGVKRLVEKSKSLNCQMCLYGHTHRYFNEKIDGVWVINPGSVTYPRDGQAGFVIYDTNNEKIERILL, encoded by the coding sequence ATGAAAGTAGCAATAATTAGTGATACACATAATAAAATAGCAAAAGTTTATGACTATTTATTTGATAAAGAAATTGACATCATCGTTCACTTAGGAGATGTGTGCGATGATGCAATTTTACTTGAAGATTTATTAAAAAAAGAAGTCATTTATGTAAAAGGAAATAACGATTTTTATGTCGTTGGCGGTGAATATGATAAGGTTATCAGGATTTCTGATAAAAATATTTTCATAACACATGGCCACAAATACAATGTATCTTCTGGAGTGAAAAGATTAGTTGAAAAAAGTAAATCATTAAATTGTCAAATGTGTTTGTATGGACATACGCACAGGTATTTTAATGAAAAAATTGATGGCGTTTGGGTTATTAATCCAGGCTCTGTAACTTATCCAAGAGATGGACAAGCTGGATTTGTAATATACGATACAAATAATGAAAAAATAGAAAGGATACTTTTATGA
- the ligA gene encoding NAD-dependent DNA ligase LigA: MEKQDRIKYLVDILNKYAYHYYTLDDPLIADSEYDVLYDELVNLEKETGIVLPNSPTNRIGGEVLSGFEKHEHLNTLYSLGKAQSKEEVRNWVDKTIEFVQNYNENHVNKLPKVEFYVEFKFDGLTVNLTYDGGYLVMATTRGNGTIGEVITSQVKTINSIPLKIKDTRLMEIQGEGVMPLSSLENYNKTHEPKLKNARNAAAGALRNLDPAVTRERNLDAYFYNVNYLQDNELETQEEMIKFLGDNYFKLYPYEKHATSFEEVSKFIDEIFELRNEIDVLTDGVVIKVNDFKTREKLGYTNKFPRWAIAYKFEPERFTTIVKEVEWNVGRTGKVTPTALLEPVEIGNVTVKRATLNNIDDIERKQVRLNSEVFVRRSNDVIPEIMGVVNPDQEDTEEIEIPHYCPYCHSELFRDGVHIFCPNSMSCTPQLVKRMVHFASRNAMNIDGLSEKTLEVLLEKLNIKSIEEIYDVKKEQLMQLDGFKEKKSQNLINAIEKSKNVDLANFIFALGIPEIGEKTSFELAQKYKSFDNLREAKFEELIQIEDIGNVIAEEIVEFFHDETISNSIDSLLSKGIKIKNPENIEKKLDNLTFVLTGSLVNYSRKELTDKLSNLGAKVSSSVSKNTDYVVYGEKAGSKLTKAKDLGVKLMTEDELNSFLDNL, from the coding sequence ATGGAAAAACAAGATAGAATAAAATATTTAGTAGACATACTAAATAAATACGCTTACCATTATTACACTTTGGATGATCCATTGATTGCGGATTCAGAGTACGATGTTTTGTATGATGAGCTTGTAAATCTAGAAAAAGAAACTGGAATTGTTCTACCAAATTCTCCTACAAATAGAATAGGTGGAGAAGTTTTATCAGGGTTTGAAAAGCATGAGCATTTGAATACTTTGTACAGTTTAGGAAAAGCGCAAAGCAAAGAAGAAGTTAGAAATTGGGTAGATAAAACCATTGAGTTTGTACAAAATTACAATGAAAATCACGTAAACAAATTACCGAAAGTTGAATTTTATGTAGAATTTAAGTTTGACGGATTGACAGTGAACTTAACTTATGATGGTGGATATTTGGTTATGGCTACAACAAGAGGAAACGGTACTATTGGAGAAGTTATTACAAGTCAAGTAAAAACTATTAATTCAATTCCATTGAAAATAAAAGATACAAGATTAATGGAAATTCAAGGTGAAGGAGTCATGCCACTTTCTTCATTAGAAAACTACAATAAAACTCATGAACCAAAACTAAAAAATGCAAGAAATGCTGCAGCGGGAGCCCTTAGAAACTTAGATCCAGCTGTTACTAGAGAGAGAAATTTGGATGCTTATTTCTATAATGTAAATTATTTACAAGATAACGAGCTTGAAACTCAAGAAGAAATGATTAAGTTTTTGGGAGATAATTATTTTAAATTGTATCCATACGAAAAACACGCTACATCATTTGAAGAAGTTTCAAAATTTATTGACGAGATTTTTGAATTGAGAAATGAAATTGACGTGTTGACAGATGGTGTGGTAATTAAAGTTAATGATTTTAAAACAAGAGAAAAATTAGGATACACTAATAAATTTCCAAGATGGGCAATAGCTTACAAATTTGAACCTGAAAGATTTACAACAATTGTAAAAGAAGTAGAATGGAATGTTGGAAGAACTGGAAAAGTGACTCCGACAGCTTTGCTGGAGCCTGTAGAGATTGGAAATGTAACTGTAAAAAGGGCTACTCTGAATAATATTGACGATATTGAAAGAAAACAAGTGAGATTAAATTCAGAAGTTTTTGTTAGAAGGTCAAACGATGTAATTCCAGAAATAATGGGAGTTGTAAACCCTGACCAAGAAGATACGGAAGAAATTGAAATTCCGCATTACTGTCCGTATTGCCACAGTGAATTATTCAGAGATGGAGTTCATATCTTCTGCCCAAATTCTATGAGTTGTACTCCGCAATTGGTTAAGAGAATGGTTCATTTTGCAAGCAGAAATGCGATGAATATAGATGGATTGAGTGAAAAAACATTGGAAGTTTTGCTAGAAAAACTTAATATAAAATCAATTGAAGAAATCTACGATGTAAAAAAAGAACAGTTGATGCAATTAGATGGTTTTAAAGAAAAGAAGAGCCAAAATCTTATAAATGCAATTGAAAAAAGTAAAAATGTGGATTTAGCTAATTTTATTTTTGCACTTGGAATTCCTGAAATTGGAGAGAAAACAAGCTTTGAATTGGCACAAAAATATAAAAGCTTTGATAATTTAAGAGAGGCGAAGTTTGAAGAATTAATTCAAATCGAAGATATAGGAAATGTTATAGCAGAAGAAATCGTAGAATTTTTCCATGACGAAACTATTTCTAATTCTATCGATTCACTTCTATCAAAAGGAATTAAAATCAAAAATCCTGAAAATATTGAAAAGAAATTGGATAATTTAACTTTTGTGTTGACGGGAAGCTTAGTAAATTATTCTAGAAAAGAACTTACAGATAAGTTATCAAATTTGGGAGCAAAAGTTTCATCATCTGTATCCAAAAACACTGATTACGTTGTATATGGTGAAAAAGCAGGATCCAAACTTACAAAAGCGAAGGATTTAGGTGTAAAATTAATGACAGAAGATGAATTAAATTCGTTCTTGGACAACTTATAA